A part of Larkinella insperata genomic DNA contains:
- a CDS encoding glycoside hydrolase family 18 protein, translating into MKRFHALTLLALFCQFSLVSKTVLAQSKPKKYVLIGYVGGGGWTKNDIEAQKLTHINYAFAVPAENGELAPIKARDSVNLATLNSLKIVNKDLQILISIGGWGGCRYFSDAALTEASRRKFANSAVSFMKKHRLDGVDIDWEYPDQIGENNIFRPVDKQNFTLLLKELRDQLDAQGKKDNRPAARHYLLTAATGGDTAFVNHTELGNAQKYLDYVNIMTYDLYHGNDKKTGHHSPLYQSALSDRSRNSSDDAVNGHIKAGVPVGKIVLGLPFYGRGWTDVNPVNKGLFQPSAGKHMSPNYYDLVDNYINKNGYTRYWDDKAKAPYLWNPETRTFISYADKESMVYKIEYVKSKGLAGAMFWEYPLDYKKDKLLDVLVRELAK; encoded by the coding sequence ATGAAACGATTTCACGCGTTAACCCTGCTGGCTCTTTTTTGCCAGTTTTCTCTTGTTTCCAAAACCGTCCTGGCGCAGTCGAAGCCCAAAAAATATGTCCTGATCGGCTACGTGGGTGGGGGCGGCTGGACCAAAAACGACATTGAAGCCCAGAAGCTAACCCACATCAACTACGCCTTTGCCGTACCGGCCGAAAATGGCGAACTGGCCCCCATCAAAGCTCGGGATTCTGTCAACCTTGCCACGTTGAATTCTCTCAAAATCGTTAATAAAGACCTGCAAATCCTGATTTCGATCGGCGGCTGGGGTGGGTGCCGGTATTTCTCGGATGCGGCCCTGACGGAGGCTTCCCGCAGGAAATTCGCCAACAGCGCGGTTTCGTTCATGAAAAAACACCGGCTCGACGGGGTTGACATCGACTGGGAATACCCCGATCAGATTGGCGAAAACAACATTTTCCGGCCGGTCGACAAGCAGAATTTTACGCTGCTGCTGAAGGAACTGCGTGACCAACTCGACGCGCAGGGCAAAAAAGACAACCGCCCGGCTGCCCGGCATTACCTGCTGACGGCTGCCACCGGGGGCGATACGGCGTTCGTAAACCACACCGAGCTGGGCAACGCGCAGAAATACCTCGACTACGTGAACATCATGACGTATGACCTGTACCACGGCAATGATAAAAAAACCGGCCACCACAGTCCGCTGTACCAATCGGCGCTGAGCGACCGGTCGCGCAATAGTTCAGACGATGCCGTCAACGGTCACATTAAAGCGGGCGTTCCGGTCGGCAAAATTGTGCTCGGCCTGCCTTTCTACGGACGCGGCTGGACGGATGTTAATCCCGTCAACAAGGGACTTTTTCAGCCGTCGGCGGGCAAGCACATGAGCCCTAATTATTATGACCTAGTGGATAATTACATTAACAAAAACGGTTACACCCGGTATTGGGACGACAAAGCCAAAGCGCCCTATCTGTGGAATCCGGAAACGCGTACGTTTATTTCCTACGCCGACAAAGAGTCGATGGTGTACAAAATTGAGTACGTGAAATCCAAGGGGCTGGCGGGTGCCATGTTCTGGGAGTATCCGCTGGATTACAAGAAAGACAAGCTGCTGGACGTGCTGGTTCGGGAGCTGGCCAAGTAA